The Malus domestica chromosome 10, GDT2T_hap1 genome contains a region encoding:
- the LOC139188686 gene encoding zinc finger BED domain-containing protein RICESLEEPER 1-like, whose translation MARSMIEKFDQYWSVIHGIVVVATVLDPRFKMRLIEYFFPLMYGQYASNEIDKIRKYCYDLVKECESNHIFNMGHQPSFTSSQLNQSDFEEMNPLMDNFDLFVSSTVSTDNVKLELDHYLDEAVLPRTYDFDILGWWKSNGTKYPILSALARDTLAIPVSTVTSESAFSTSGRFLLVLMHTSVATFILKIWIWMRNHAPLMGVKEEHHEI comes from the exons atggcaaGAAGTATGATTGAGAAATTTGATCAATATTGGAGTGTGATTCATGGAATAGTGGTTGTAGCTACTGTATTGGATCCAAGATTCAAGATGAGGTTGATTGAGTATTTCTTTCCTCTAATGTACGGGCAATATGCTTCGAATGAaattgataagattcgcaaatATTGTTATGATTTGGTAAAAGAGTGCGAATCTAATCATATCTTTAACATGGGTCATCAACCATCATTCACTTCATCTCAATTGAATCAATCTGACTTTGAAGAGATGAATCCTTTAATGGATAACTTTGACTTGTTTGTTTCTAGTACTGTAAGCACTGATAATGTAAAATTAGAATTAGATCACTATTTGGATGAGGCTGTTTTGCCTAGAACATATGATTTTGATATTTTGGGTTGGTGGAAATCAAATGGGACTAAATATCCTATCTTAAGTGCTTTGGCAAGGGATACATTAGCTATTCCTGTATCTACAGTTACTTCCGAATCAGCTTTCAGTACTAGTGGGAGATTT CTTCTTGTCCTAATGCACACGTCGGTTGCTACATTTATTTTAAAGATATGGATATGGATGAG GAATCATGCTCCATTGATGGGCGTTAAGGAGGAGCACCATGAAATATGA
- the LOC139188901 gene encoding uncharacterized protein At4g26485-like, whose amino-acid sequence MEVFSFEKRIKHYSSYQKILLVGEGDFSFAVCLARAFGFAVNMVATSLDSRESLMVNYSKAMSNVKELESRGCIVLHEVDVHSMSRHPFLISVRFDRIIYNFPHAGYLHGSERNKLQIWSHQHLVRGFFENAMEMLTGVGEIHVTHKTTIPFSEWKIVELAYMAGLYLVHEEQFSIWDYPGYENKRGAGMCDQTFHIGRCSTFKFARILYRSTTFGFHLGATSSGPGPGWDECPPMQLPFYT is encoded by the exons ATGGAAGTGTTTAGCTTTGAGAAAAGGATTAAGCATTACAGCAGCTACCAGAAGATACTGTTAGTGGGAGAAGGAGACTTCTCTTTTGCCGTTTGCTTAGCCAGAGCTTTTGGTTTCGCTGTCAACATGGTTGCCACTTCTCTTGACTCCAGAG AGTCGTTAATGGTGAATTACTCAAAAGCTATGAGCAATGTGAAGGAATTAGAGTCCAGGGGATGCATTGTACTGCATGAGGTGGATGTCCATAGCATGAGCAGGCACCCTTTCCTGATTAGTGTACGCTTTGATCGCATAATCTATAATTTTCCTCACGCCGGTTACTTGCATGGCTCTGAACGCAACAAGTTACAGATTTG GTCTCATCAGCATTTGGTCAGGGGATTCTTTGAGAATGCAATGGAAATGTTGACCGGAGTAGGAGAAATTCATGTGACACACAAGACAACAATTCCCTTCAGTGAATGGAAAATAGTGGAGTTAGCTTATATGGCTGGATTATATTTGGTTCATGAAGAACAATTCTCGATATGGGATTATCCAGGTTATGAAAATAAGAGAGGAGCTGGGATGTGTGATCAAACTTTTCATATTGGAAGGTGTAGCACCTTCAAGTTTGCCAGGATATTGTACCGTTCTACCACTTTTGGTTTCCACCTTGGCGCTACTTCTTCGGGTCCAGGGCCTGGATGGGATGAGTGTCCTCCCATGCAACT GCCATTTTACACATAA